The Pseudoxanthobacter soli DSM 19599 sequence CCGCGATCTACGCCGTGATCGCCATGAGCCAGTGGCAGGGTTTCGGCTATTCGACGCTCCTGTTTGCCATCGCGATCCAGAAGATTCCGCGTGAGCTCTATGACGCCGCCACCATGGATGGAGCCGGGCCGCTCAGGAAGCTCTGGAGCATCACCTTCCCGCTCACCCGCGAAATGACCGGGCTCATGGTGATCGTCACCATCACCGGCGCCTTCCAGGTTTTCAACGAGGTGATGGTCATGACAGCCGGCGGCCCGAACAACAGCAGTCAGGTGCTCGGAACATGGCTCTATCAGCAGGGCTTCATCGAGAACAACTTCGGCTACGGAGCGGCGATCGCGGCCGTGATCTTCATAGCGACGATGCTCACGGGGGCGGCGCAGCTCTGGTACACGCGGCGTCGGAGGGTTCAGCTATGACGGCGGCTGGCTCAGCCGTCCGCGGCCGGTCCGCGAACGTGTGGGCGGTGATCGCCCGCGTGTTCCTCCACGCCTTCCTGATCTGCCTCGGCATCGTGGTGATCTATCCGCTGATCTGGATGACGCTGAACGGCTTCAAGGACAACGTCCAGATCTTCGGCAATCCGTTCGCCCTGCCCTCGCACTGGGTCTGGCAGAACTACGTTCAGGCCTGGAACCAGGGCGTGCGCAACTACGTCGCCGTCAGCCTTCTGGTCACGGTCGCGTCGGCCGCCTGCACCGTGCTTGTCAGCGCCTGGACGGCCTACGGACTGACCCGCACCAGGATGCCGATGAAGCCGCTGGTGGTCGCGATGGTGCTCGGCGGACTGATGCTGAGCCCCACCGTAGCCCTTATTCCGCTTGTGCGGATGCTGCAGGCACTCGGCCTCTACAACACATACTGGGCGCTCATCATCCTCTATACGGCGTTCCGCATCCCGTTCACGACCTTCCTGATCCGCGCCTACATGCTCGACCTGCCGAAGGATCTCGACGAGGCGGCAACAATGGACGGCGCCAGCGAGGGTCAGATTTTCTGGCGGGTGACGCTGCCGCTCTGCCGCCCCATCATCATCTCGTGCGTCATCCTGCACGTGCTGTTCGCCTGGAATGAATATCTCTTCGCGATGATCTTCACGAGCGGTACGGATCTTCAGACGCTTCCAGTCGGCCTCACCTCCATCATGGCGAAGCACGGGACGAATTACGCCGTCGTCTTCGCGGCAATGACGGTCTCGGCACTTCCGATCGTCGTCGTGTTCTTCGCCGCGCAGCGCTACTTCATCCGCGGCCTGTCCGAAGGCATGGGCAAGTAAGCCGGACAACCTGCGGCGCTACGACAAGATCGCCTGAGAGGAGCCTTTATGCCTCAGCTTGCCTTACATCAGCTCATCGGGGCGAACTTCAGCTTCCAGCATTTCCCGTTCGAACGCGTCGCGGCCGTGCTCAGCGGCTTCGGCTTCAGCGAGATCGAGCTCTGGGGCGTCGCACCCCACCTCGACCTTTACCATGCGACCGATGCGCGGTTGGATGCGGTTCGCGGCGTGCTTGGAGACAACGGCCTTTCGGTCTGGTGCTTCACGCCCGAGCAGGTGCTCTATCCGCTCAACATCGCCTCGGGGGACGCGGAGATCAGGCGCGACAGCATCGATCGCTTCCGACGCGCCGCCGATATCTGCGCGACGCTCGGCGCCCGCTATCTGTTCCTGACGCCCGGCCGCGGCTTCGAGGACGAAGCGCCGGATGTCGTCTGGGACCGTTCAGCCTCCGCGCTGCGCGAGATCGCTGGCCACGCTCGAGCCAACGGCGTGCGCTGCCTGCTGGAACCGCTTCAGCGGGTCGAGACCAACGTCTTCACCGACGCCGCGGGCCTCAGGCGGATGCTCGACGAGGTCGATGTGGACACCATGGACGTTGTGCTCGATTCCGTCGGGATGGCAACCGCCGGCGATACGGTTGCGACCTATATCGAATTGTTCGGGTCGCGGCTCGCCCATGTGCAGCTCGTCGATGGCAATCCGGCAGGTCATCTCGTCTGGGGCGACGGGTCTCTGCCGCTCGGCCGCTATGTCGAGGACCTTGCCGAGGCGGGCTATCGCGGCAAGATCACGTTCGAGCCCTTCGGCAACGGGTCCTACGCACTCGATCCGGTCGCCGCGTGGAAGCGCTGCCTCGACGGGATTGCCCCCTATCTCGACCGCTCCATGGTGCCGGCATGAGCGCGGTCAGGACAGCAAGGCTCGTCGCGGTCGGTGACAACTGTCTCGACGCCTATCTCACCCACGGCATCCTCACGGTCGGCGGCAACGCGCTCAATGTCGCTGCGCAATGGCGGCGGAATGGCTGGGCTGCGCGTTATTTCGGCGCCGTCGGCACCGATGGCGAAGGCGATATCGTACTCGCAGAACTCGCACAGGTCGGGCTCGATCCGGCCGATGTGGAACGCCGCGGCGGCGACACCGCGGTGACGCTGATCCGCGACGACAACGGCGACCGCACCTTCCTGCTCGAGGCCTTCGGCGTCGGCGAGAACTACATGCCGACGCCGGACCGCTACTCCGCGGCCGCGACGGCCGACTGGGTCCACCTCGGCACCAACGCAAATGCCGATCTCCTGCGCCGTCTCGTCTCCGACGGCGTCGCCTTCAGCGTCGATGTCTCGACGGCCCACTTCAAGCTGCCGCTTGCCGGCGTGCCGCTGGTGTTCGCCTCCGGCCCGGATGATCCCCACCTACCCGTGGAGCCGGTGTTCGAGAGGTTCCGGGCCGCCGGCGCAGGTCGCGTTGTGCTCACCTGCGGCAGGCGCGGCGCCTGGCTGGACGATGGCGGTACGCTCCACCACGCCCCCGCCACGCCAACCGATGTGGTCGATACATGCGGCGCCGGCGACAGCTTCATCGCGACGTTCGTGACGGCGTTCTGCTGCGAGCGGCGTCCCGCCGCCGAGGCCCTGCGCATGGCCTCGGTCGCAGCCGCCGAAACGTGCATGCATCGAGGCGGCTTCCCGCAGGCGCCGCGTCCCATCCCGGACTGGCTGCCGCGGAAGTATGCGGCCGTCGTCCCCCTCGCGCACGGAGACCGGTGATGTCGACGTTTCACATGCGCCAACCCGCCGTCGCCGCCCCCGCGGATCGCTCGTTCTGGCTCCAGGATATCGGCGCCGAGGTTGCGACACAGCCGCTGCGGGGTGCCACCGTCGCCGATGTCGCCATCGTCGGCGGCGGCTACGCAGGGCTGTGGACGGCGCTGCGCATCCGGGAACTCGCCCCCGAAACCCGCGTGACGGTGATCGAGGCCGACCTCTGCGGCTCCGGCGCGTCCGGTCGCAACGGCGGGCAGGTGCATTCCTGGTTCGCCGAACTCGACCTGATCAGCCGGGTCGTCGGCACGGACGAAGCGCGCCGGCTCTGTGCCGACACGGTCGACGCGATCGCGGATCTTGCCGACCTGCAGCGCACCGGCACCATCGACATGGATCTGCGGCTCGACGGCTGGCTGTGGACGGCGAGTTCCATTGCCCAGGAAGGTGCATGGTCGCGCGCGCTCGCCATGACCGAGGCCGCCGGCGACGACCGTTTCAAGGTGCTGTCGGCGGAGGAGATCGAACGCCGCACCGGCTCCTCGGCATCCTATGCCGGCATCATCGAGCCGAACGCAGGCACCGTGCATCCCGCGAAGCTGGCCGCCGGGCTGCGCGCCCTTGCCATCGCCCGGGGCGTGACCATCCACGAGCGCAGTCCGGTGACTGCCATCGTTCCGGGCAGGACCTGCACGGTGCGCACAGCGCACGGCGAAGTGCGCGCCGAGAAGGTCGTCCTCGCGGCCAATGCCTGGCTCTCAGCGCTGCCGGAGCTGCGTCGCCACCTCTATGTTGTCGGAAGTCAGGTGATCGCGACGGCGCCTGTGCCGGATACGCTCGATCGCATCGGCTGGCGCGACGGCGCCTCGATCTGCGACTCCCAGAGCCATGTGCTCTATTACCAGCGCACTCCGGGCGGGCGGGTGATCTTTGGCCGGGGTGGCGGCAACATCGCCTTCCGCGGCGATTTCGGGCAGGCGTTCAATCGCAGTCCCGACCGCGGCCACCACAACCTGCGGGAACTGCACCGTGTCTATCCGGCGCTGCGCGGCGTGCCGGTCGAATACGACTGGGCCGGGCCTATCGATTGCGTGCCCGAGCATATTCCGGTGTTCGATCACCTCTCCGGACATCCGAACATCTTCTTCGCCATGGGCTTCAACGGCACCGGCATCGCGCAGACGCCGATCGGTGGCCGCATCCTCGCCAGCCTCGTGCTGGAGCGGAAGGATCGCTGGAGCGAGAGCGGACTGGTCGGACTTTCGCGGCGCAAGACCCTGCCGCCGGAGCCCTTCCGCTATCTCGGCGCGAAGCTCGTCCGCAGCGCGGTCAGCCGCAAGAACGAAGCCGAGATCCGCAATCTCCAGGCGGGGCCGCTGACGCGGGCCGTGCTGCGCCTGATGCCGGGCAGCGGCGAACACTAAGCCCGATCGTCGCCCGCCCATCCCCGCCGACACTCGAAGCAGGAACGACACGATGGCCGACCTCATGCTCCGGAACGTCCGCAAGTCATACGGCAGCCTGGACATTCTTCACGGCATCGACCTGACGATCACGTCGGGCGAACTGATCGTCTTCGTCGGTCCTTCCGGATGCGGCAAGTCCACGCTGTTGCGCGCGATCGCGGGGCTGGAGGACATCACGTCGGGCGAGTTCCGCATCGATGGCGCGCTGATG is a genomic window containing:
- a CDS encoding sugar phosphate isomerase/epimerase family protein; the encoded protein is MPQLALHQLIGANFSFQHFPFERVAAVLSGFGFSEIELWGVAPHLDLYHATDARLDAVRGVLGDNGLSVWCFTPEQVLYPLNIASGDAEIRRDSIDRFRRAADICATLGARYLFLTPGRGFEDEAPDVVWDRSASALREIAGHARANGVRCLLEPLQRVETNVFTDAAGLRRMLDEVDVDTMDVVLDSVGMATAGDTVATYIELFGSRLAHVQLVDGNPAGHLVWGDGSLPLGRYVEDLAEAGYRGKITFEPFGNGSYALDPVAAWKRCLDGIAPYLDRSMVPA
- a CDS encoding carbohydrate ABC transporter permease codes for the protein MTAAGSAVRGRSANVWAVIARVFLHAFLICLGIVVIYPLIWMTLNGFKDNVQIFGNPFALPSHWVWQNYVQAWNQGVRNYVAVSLLVTVASAACTVLVSAWTAYGLTRTRMPMKPLVVAMVLGGLMLSPTVALIPLVRMLQALGLYNTYWALIILYTAFRIPFTTFLIRAYMLDLPKDLDEAATMDGASEGQIFWRVTLPLCRPIIISCVILHVLFAWNEYLFAMIFTSGTDLQTLPVGLTSIMAKHGTNYAVVFAAMTVSALPIVVVFFAAQRYFIRGLSEGMGK
- a CDS encoding NAD(P)/FAD-dependent oxidoreductase is translated as MSTFHMRQPAVAAPADRSFWLQDIGAEVATQPLRGATVADVAIVGGGYAGLWTALRIRELAPETRVTVIEADLCGSGASGRNGGQVHSWFAELDLISRVVGTDEARRLCADTVDAIADLADLQRTGTIDMDLRLDGWLWTASSIAQEGAWSRALAMTEAAGDDRFKVLSAEEIERRTGSSASYAGIIEPNAGTVHPAKLAAGLRALAIARGVTIHERSPVTAIVPGRTCTVRTAHGEVRAEKVVLAANAWLSALPELRRHLYVVGSQVIATAPVPDTLDRIGWRDGASICDSQSHVLYYQRTPGGRVIFGRGGGNIAFRGDFGQAFNRSPDRGHHNLRELHRVYPALRGVPVEYDWAGPIDCVPEHIPVFDHLSGHPNIFFAMGFNGTGIAQTPIGGRILASLVLERKDRWSESGLVGLSRRKTLPPEPFRYLGAKLVRSAVSRKNEAEIRNLQAGPLTRAVLRLMPGSGEH
- a CDS encoding PfkB family carbohydrate kinase; protein product: MSAVRTARLVAVGDNCLDAYLTHGILTVGGNALNVAAQWRRNGWAARYFGAVGTDGEGDIVLAELAQVGLDPADVERRGGDTAVTLIRDDNGDRTFLLEAFGVGENYMPTPDRYSAAATADWVHLGTNANADLLRRLVSDGVAFSVDVSTAHFKLPLAGVPLVFASGPDDPHLPVEPVFERFRAAGAGRVVLTCGRRGAWLDDGGTLHHAPATPTDVVDTCGAGDSFIATFVTAFCCERRPAAEALRMASVAAAETCMHRGGFPQAPRPIPDWLPRKYAAVVPLAHGDR